From bacterium, the proteins below share one genomic window:
- a CDS encoding T9SS type A sorting domain-containing protein, producing the protein IKNFGRKAADTFLVIATIEGGSGVVYADTLTWSLTADTEDTVSFKEFKPTDAANYTITVSTLMTPDESDEDDEMSKTLYGSGIVEPVTPTSPSAIQLEITSLSSVRYTLPSGERGTLTVYDPSGRRIESYRIQGEGQVAMKSSLSSGVYFVKLEAGKTSVTRKAVVLR; encoded by the coding sequence GATAAAGAACTTTGGCCGCAAGGCGGCAGATACCTTCCTCGTGATAGCTACTATCGAGGGCGGCTCAGGAGTAGTCTATGCTGATACCCTTACTTGGTCGCTTACCGCCGATACCGAGGATACGGTCTCCTTCAAGGAGTTCAAGCCCACGGATGCCGCCAACTACACCATTACCGTCTCAACCCTCATGACCCCCGACGAGTCCGACGAAGATGACGAGATGTCCAAAACCCTCTACGGCTCAGGTATAGTCGAGCCCGTAACACCTACCTCCCCCTCCGCCATCCAGCTTGAGATTACATCACTCTCCTCAGTCCGCTACACGTTACCCTCAGGCGAGCGTGGCACCCTTACCGTATACGACCCATCAGGCCGTCGTATCGAGAGCTACCGAATCCAGGGTGAGGGTCAAGTGGCGATGAAGTCGAGTCTCTCATCCGGCGTATACTTTGTGAAGCTGGAGGCAGGAAAGACGTCGGTGACAAGGAAGGCGGTGGTTTTGCGTTAA
- a CDS encoding BamA/TamA family outer membrane protein produces the protein MSVNNSTLKADTLILETKLDSGQLVTVSNLGFKGSFYTKPRYLSYLAGFSNFRFSRPEVELLKKALHDEGCEVIDWELLGDDSLATLNFHVREQRIMSRLNTGLGYSSKEGLTGIADVYVSNVLGWREVFSLSGRRLSRYGLFFSFLSRVPNPLLLPFGVEASASFRSFDTTSFHLEAGGGVFIKRKNFETLLGYAYELDRSDSLEISKNLATTRIKTWIINLDIKGGQRRSIKNSTYLKSVGSLNISISLPWRFSISVNPNAGLVYSTDTLINTELIPLGGARSLRGYQEEEFRAAGLVWSRQELRWGTEAFSIYPLFDAAWIPSYALFASYGVGVAVGTPIGRLELDVALPWAAPWQEAKVHLSLTSEF, from the coding sequence TTGTCTGTTAATAATTCAACCCTAAAAGCCGATACTCTCATTCTTGAGACAAAACTCGATTCAGGCCAATTGGTCACGGTCTCGAATCTCGGTTTCAAAGGCAGTTTCTATACAAAGCCCCGGTATCTTTCTTATCTTGCCGGTTTTAGTAACTTTAGATTCTCCCGTCCTGAAGTAGAATTACTCAAAAAAGCACTTCATGATGAAGGCTGCGAAGTTATCGACTGGGAGCTTTTAGGTGACGACTCGCTTGCTACCCTTAACTTCCATGTAAGGGAGCAAAGAATCATGTCTCGTTTGAACACTGGTCTGGGATATTCTTCCAAAGAAGGACTTACAGGAATAGCGGATGTATATGTTTCCAATGTCCTTGGCTGGAGGGAGGTTTTTTCTCTATCCGGTCGCAGGCTTTCCCGCTATGGTTTATTTTTTTCCTTTTTGAGCCGGGTTCCCAATCCGCTTCTATTGCCTTTCGGCGTGGAAGCGTCCGCATCGTTCAGAAGTTTTGATACTACGTCATTTCATCTTGAAGCAGGCGGGGGTGTGTTCATAAAACGCAAGAATTTCGAGACCTTACTCGGCTACGCTTACGAGCTTGACCGTTCAGACTCCTTGGAGATTTCCAAAAATCTTGCTACAACTCGCATCAAAACGTGGATTATAAACCTGGATATCAAAGGCGGGCAGCGCAGAAGCATCAAGAATTCGACCTATCTTAAGAGCGTAGGCAGCTTGAATATATCGATTTCTCTTCCCTGGCGTTTCAGCATCAGTGTTAACCCGAACGCCGGGCTCGTCTATTCAACAGATACTCTCATAAATACTGAACTTATACCGTTAGGAGGCGCCCGCAGTTTAAGGGGTTATCAGGAGGAGGAGTTCAGGGCGGCTGGTCTTGTATGGTCTAGGCAGGAGCTAAGGTGGGGTACCGAGGCTTTTTCCATCTACCCGCTTTTCGATGCAGCCTGGATCCCAAGCTATGCATTATTTGCAAGTTACGGAGTCGGGGTCGCGGTCGGAACGCCTATCGGAAGACTCGAACTCGACGTAGCACTGCCCTGGGCAGCTCCCTGGCAGGAAGCCAAGGTTCATTTATCTCTAACTTCTGAATTCTGA
- a CDS encoding HNH endonuclease has translation MRRDNYTCQYCGTSTARMTLDHIIPRTAGGRDDWENLVCACEDCNSRKGNRTPSEAGIALKRRPKKPHYFSFILQSFGTTPEEWRPYLFMP, from the coding sequence ATGAGACGCGACAACTATACGTGTCAGTATTGCGGTACATCAACGGCGAGGATGACGCTCGATCACATTATCCCCCGTACGGCTGGAGGGAGGGACGATTGGGAGAACCTCGTCTGCGCTTGCGAGGACTGTAACTCAAGGAAGGGCAACCGCACACCAAGCGAGGCAGGCATCGCGCTTAAAAGAAGACCCAAGAAGCCGCATTACTTCTCATTTATCCTGCAGTCTTTCGGTACAACACCCGAGGAATGGCGACCCTATCTCTTTATGCCCTGA